One part of the Phragmites australis chromosome 3, lpPhrAust1.1, whole genome shotgun sequence genome encodes these proteins:
- the LOC133911929 gene encoding glucan endo-1,3-beta-glucosidase 3-like, whose protein sequence is MKKLFVVSFLLLLAVSAIRGEDGAYIGVNIGTAMSSVPAPTQITTLLRSQNIRHVRLYDADSAMLAALANTGIRVVVSVPNEQLLAIGNSNATAAKWVARNVAAHFPAVNITAIAVGSEVLSTLPNAAPLLMPAMRYLQNALVAAALDRYIKISTPHSSSILLDSFPPSQAFFNRSLDNVLVPMLKFLQSTGAPLMLNVYPYYDYMRSNGVIPLDYALFRPLPPNKEAVDANTLLHYTNVFDAVVDAAYFAMAYLNVTNVPVMVTETGWPHKGDPSSEPDATSDNADTYNSNLIRHVMNSTGTPKHPGVAVPTYIYELYDEDTRPGSTSEKYWGLFDMNGIPAYTLHLTGSGVLLANDTTNQTYCVARDGADPKMLQAALDWACGPGKVDCSVLMQGQPCYDPDTVEAHATYAFNTYYHGMGMGSGTCYFSGVAVITTTDPSHGSCVYAGKNGTSLLNGTSLAPSSNSTAGDSGAHRAIGDVSSSLVRVVGTALLLSVLLL, encoded by the exons ATGAAGAAACTGTTCGTCGTCTCCTTCCTCCTGCTGCTGGCCGTCTCCGCGATCCGTGGTGAAGATG GTGCATACATCGGCGTGAACATTGGCACAGCCATGTCGTCGGTGCCGGCGCCGACGCAGATCACGACGCTGCTCCGCTCGCAGAACATCCGGCACGTCCGCCTCTACGACGCTGACTCTGCGATGCTCGCGGCACTCGCCAACACCGGCATCCGCGTCGTCGTCTCCGTCCCCAACGAGCAGCTGCTCGCCATCGGCAACTCCAACGCAACGGCGGCCAAATGGGTGGCCCGCAACGTGGCCGCGCACTTCCCGGCGGTCAACATCACGGCCATCGCCGTCGGCTCCGAAGTGCTGTCCACGCTGCCCAACGCGGCGCCGCTGCTCATGCCCGCCATGCGCTACCTCCAGAACGCGCTGGTGGCCGCGGCACTGGACCGGTACATCAAGATCTCGACGCCGCACTCGTCGTCCATCCTCCTCGACTCGTTCCCGCCGTCCCAGGCCTTCTTCAACCGCTCGCTGGACAACGTGCTCGTGCCCATGCTCAAGTTCCTGCAGTCGACCGGCGCGCCGCTCATGCTCAACGTGTACCCGTACTACGACTACATGCGCTCCAACGGTGTCATCCCGCTGGACTACGCGCTGTTCCGTCCGCTGCCGCCGAACAAGGAGGCCGTGGACGCCAACACCCTGCTGCACTACACCAACGTCTTCGACGCGGTCGTGGACGCCGCCTACTTCGCCATGGCGTACCTCAACGTCACCAACGTGCCAGTCATGGTGACGGAGACCGGGTGGCCGCACAAGGGCGACCCCTCCTCCGAGCCCGATGCCACCTCCGACAACGCCGACACGTACAACAGCAACCTCATCCGGCACGTGATGAACAGCACCGGCACGCCGAAGCACCCCGGAGTGGCCGTGCCGACGTACATCTACGAGCTGTACGACGAGGACACGCGGCCCGGGTCGACGTCGGAGAAGTACTGGGGCCTCTTCGACATGAACGGCATCCCAGCGTACACCCTGCACCTGACGGGGTCCGGCGTGCTGCTCGCCAACGACACGACGAACCAGACCTACTGCGTGGCGCGGGATGGCGCGGACCCGAAGATGCTGCAGGCGGCGCTGGACTGGGCCTGCGGCCCGGGGAAGGTGGACTGCTCCGTGCTGATGCAGGGGCAGCCGTGCTACGACCCGGACACGGTCGAAGCGCATGCGACGTACGCCTTCAACACGTACTACCACGGCATGGGCATGGGCTCGGGGACTTGCTACTTCAGCGGTGTCGCTGTGATCACGACGACCGACCCAA GCCATGGATCTTGTGTTTACGCCGGAAAGAACGGGACGTCGTTGCTGAACGGGACGTCGCTGGCGCCGTCGTCGAACTCCACGGCGGGGGATTCCGGCGCGCACCGGGCGATCGGCGACGTGTCGTCGTCACTCGTCCGCGTCGTCGGCACCGCGCTGCTGTTGAGCGTCCTTCTGTTGTAG
- the LOC133911928 gene encoding G-type lectin S-receptor-like serine/threonine-protein kinase At2g19130, translating into MLILLLLFSTLNLPTSDAIDTLTLGQSLPWNQTLVSKGGNFELGLFSPGNSKKHYIGIWFKKISKKTVVWVANRERPILEPSTSRFTLSKNGELLLLATPSNALLWSSNASSPSPAGTTVATLQDDGNLVVRSNATAAASLVAWQSFDHPTNTWLPGARLGYDRGRGVHSFLTSWTDSENPAPGAFSMEIDTRGRPKFDLLAGGAHQYWTTGVWDGEIFPNVPEMRSGYFVGVPYAPNASVNFFSYHDRIPMGIGIFTLDVNGQMRRRQWSQSGGDWILFCSEPHDACDVYGSCGPFGVCSNTTSPACQCPAGFAPRSQGEWTLGNTASGCARQSLLECSNDGFLKLPYAVQLPNGSAEAEAGDRSDKACELSCLRDCSCTAYAHDGAKCSVWKGELVNLRTLSNDQGDDGIAGAVLHLRVAASEVPPASAAHSWKKSMVMIGSGVAVVVLLLASLVIVATVVLVLRKRRGKGKVTALQGSLLLFDYQAVKAATRDFTEKLGSGSFGSVYKGALPDATPVAVKKLDDLRQGEKQFRAEVVTLGMIHHINLVRLRGFCSEGHKRVLVYDYMPNGSLDAYLFKNSSSSKVLSWSQRFGVAVGVARGLAYLHEKCRECIIHCDIKPENILLDEEMGAKLADFGMAKLVGHEFSRVLTTMRGTLGYLAPEWLTGAPVTAKADVYSFGLLLFELVSGSRNNAPSSEEGGRSAMYFPVHAAVRLHAGDVVGLLDERLAEAANVKELERVCKVACWCIQDEEGDRPTMGLVVQQLEGVADVGLPPIPSRLHMLAMVNGCISGGAEDELCSMNGSKSAI; encoded by the coding sequence atgctcatcctcctcctgctcttcTCCACCCTGAATCTCCCAACAAGTGACGCCATTGACACCCTCACCTTGGGCCAGTCTCTCCCATGGAACCAGACGTTGGTCTCCAAGGGTGGTAACTTCGAGCTCGGTCTCTTCTCTCCGGGCAACTCAAAGAAGCACTACATAGGAATCTGGTTCAAGAAGATTTCCAAGAAAACCGTCGTGTGGGTGGCGAACCGCGAGCGCCCGATCCTTGAGCCGTCAACCTCTCGCTTCACGCTTAGCAAGAACGGCGAGCTGCTCCTGCTCGCGACGCCGTCGAACGCCTTGCTATGGTCGTCGAACGCGTCCTCCCCGTCGCCGGCGGGCACCACTGTCGCCACGCTCCAGGACGACGGCAACCTCGTGGTGCGGAGCaacgcgacggcggcggcgtcccTCGTGGCGTGGCAGAGCTTCGACCACCCCACGAACACGTGGCTCCCTGGAGCCAGGCTCGGCTACGATAGGGGCCGTGGCGTGCACAGCTTCCTCACGTCGTGGACGGACTCCGAGAACCCGGCGCCCGGCGCCTTCTCCATGGAGATCGACACGCGCGGGCGGCCCAAGTTCGACCTGCTCGCCGGCGGCGCGCACCAGTACTGGACGACCGGTGTGTGGGACGGTGAGATCTTCCCGAATGTGCCGGAGATGCGGTCGGGTTACTTCGTCGGCGTCCCTTACGCGCCGAACGCCAGCGTGAACTTCTTCAGCTACCACGACCGGATACCGATGGGCATCGGCATCTTCACGTTGGACGTGAACGGGCAgatgcggcggcggcagtggagCCAGTCTGGTGGGGACTGGATCCTCTTCTGCTCGGAACCCCACGACGCGTGCGACGTCTACGGTTCGTGCGGGCCCTTCGGCGTGTGCAGCAACACCACCAGCCCCGCGTGCCAGTGCCCCGCAGGCTTCGCGCCGCGGTCGCAGGGGGAGTGGACGTTAGGGAACACGGCGTCGGGGTGCGCGAGGCAGAGTCTACTGGAGTGCTCCAACGACGGGTTCCTCAAGCTGCCGTACGCCGTGCAGCTCCCGAACGGCTCTGCGGAGGCGGAGGCCGGAGACCGGAGCGACAAGGCGTGTGAGCTCTCCTGCTTGCGAGACTGCTCGTGCACCGCCTACGCTCACGATGGAGCGAAGTGCTCGGTGTGGAAGGGCGAGCTCGTCAACCTGAGGACACTATCGAATGATCAAGGCGACGATGGCATCGCGGGGGCTGTTCTTCACCTCCGCGTTGCGGCTTCGGAGGTGCcgccggcgtcggcggcgcATTCTTGGAAGAAATCGATGGTGATGATAGGTAGCGGAGTAGCGGTCGTGGTCCTACTTCTGGCAAGTCTCGTGATCGTGGCCACGGTGGTGCTGGTGCTGCGGAAGCGGCGGGGAAAGGGCAAGGTGACGGCGCTGCAGGGCTCGCTGCTGCTGTTCGACTACCAGGCCGTGAAGGCGGCGACGCGGGACTTCACGGAGAAGCTCGGGAGCGGGAGCTTCGGCTCGGTGTACAAGGGTGCGCTCCCCGACGCGACACCCGTGGCCGTCAAGAAGCTGGACGACTTGCGGCAAGGCGAGAAGCAGTTCCGCGCCGAGGTAGTTACCCTCGGCATGATACACCACATCAACCTTGTCCGCCTCCGCGGCTTCTGCTCCGAGGGGCACAAGAGGGTGCTCGTGTACGACTACATGCCCAACGGCTCGCTGGACGCGTACCTGTTCAAGAACAGCTCCAGCTCCAAGGTCTTGAGCTGGAGCCAGAGATTCGGCGTCGCGGTTGGCGTGGCCAGGGGCCTGGCTTACCTGCACGAGAAGTGCCGGGAGTGCATCATACACTGCGACATCAAGCCGGAGAACATCCTCCTAGACGAGGAGATGGGCGCCAAGCTCGCGGACTTTGGCATGGCCAAGCTCGTCGGCCACGAGTTCAGCCGCGTCCTGACCACCATGCGGGGCACGCTGGGTTACCTCGCGCCGGAGTGGCTCACGGGCGCGCCGGTCACAGCCAAGGccgacgtgtacagcttcggcCTGCTGCTGTTTGAGCTAGTCTCGGGCAGCCGGAACAACGCCCCCTCGTCGGAGGAGGGCGGCCGCTCCGCCATGTACTTCCCGGTGCACGCCGCGGTCAGGCTGCATGCGGGCGACGTGGTCGGCCTGCTGGACGAGAGGCTGGCTGAGGCTGCCAACGTGAAGGAACTTGAGAGGGTCTGTAAGGTCGCATGCTGGTGCATCCAGGATGAAGAAGGCGACCGGCCGACGATGGGGCTCGTCGTGCAGCAGCTCGAAGGCGTTGCCGATGTTGGGTTGCCACCGATCCCGTCGCGGCTTCACATGCTGGCAATGGTGAATGGATGCATTAGTGGGGGTGCAGAGGATGAACTCTGTTCAATGAATGGTAGCAAATCAGCAATATAA
- the LOC133911926 gene encoding homocysteine S-methyltransferase 1: MGAVEELVEKAGGCAVIDGGFATQLEALGADINDPLWSAACLITKPHLVKEVHMQYLEAGADVIISSSYQATIPGFLARGMTIEEAEGLLRTSVKLALEARDEFWKSTLKKSKPICNRARVAASVGSYGAYLADGSEYSGSYGADITAEKLKDFHRRRLQVLASAGPDLIAFEAIPNKMEAQVLVELLEEENIQVPSWISFSSVDGKSLCSGESFADCLQILNASEKVAIVGVNCTPPQFIEDIISEFKKQTKKAIAVYPNSGEVWDGRAKRWLPVECFGHKSFDLLAKRWQEAGASLIGGCCRTTPSTIRAVSKILKGRTGH, encoded by the exons ATGggggcggtggaggagctcGTGGAGAAGGCGGGCGGGTGCGCGGTGATCGACGGCGGCTTCGCCACGCAGCTGGAGGCGCTCGGCGCCGACATCAACGACCCGCTCTGGAGCGCCGCCTGCCTCATCACCAAGCCGCACCTCGTCAAGGAG GTTCATATGCAGTATCTTGAAGCTGGTGCCGACGTCATCATTTCATCATCCTACCAG GCAACTATCCCAGGGTTCTTAGCCAGAGGAATGACCATTGAGGAAGCAGAAGGTTTACTGCGAACAAGCGTAAAACTTGCCCTGGAAGCACGAGACGAATTCTGGAAGTCGActctgaagaagtccaagcctaTTTGCAACCGTGCTCGAGTCGCTGCATCCGTTGGAAGCTACGGAGCCTATCTTGCTGATGGATCAGAGTACAG TGGGTCATATGGAGCTGACATCACAGCTGAGAAGCTGAAGGACTTCCACCGGCGCCGGCTACAGGTCCTTGCAAGTGCCGGTCCTGACCTcattgcatttgaggccattcCTAACAAAATGGAGGCACAG GTTTTAGTCGAGCTTCTGGAGGAAGAGAACATCCAGGTCCCTTCTTGGATCAGCTTCAGCTCCGTGGACGGCAAAAGTCTGTGCTCAGGGGAGAGCTTTGCGGACTGCCTCCAAATCCTGAACGCGAGCGAGAAGGTCGCCATTGTAGGAGTAAACTGCACACCACCTCAGTTCATCGAGGACATCATATCCGAGTTCAAGAAG CAAACAAAGAAGGCAATTGCCGTGTACCCAAACAGCGGCGAAGTCTGGGACGGGAGAGCGAAGAGGTGGCTG CCAGTGGAGTGCTTCGGCCACAAGAGCTTCGACTTGCTCGCGAAGAGATGGCAGGAGGCCGGTGCGAGCCTCATCGGGGGATGCTGCCGGACAACGCCTTCGACTATTCGGGCTGTTTCCAAGATCCTCAAAGGCAGGACGGGACACTGA